The Artemia franciscana chromosome 18, ASM3288406v1, whole genome shotgun sequence genome includes a window with the following:
- the LOC136038902 gene encoding uncharacterized protein LOC136038902 codes for MKLVAVLLCILGASLALEPENRSSDDKAVLEVVDDTPVEQEDQQKDDEAVGDSPVEQEDQQENTDTSFRQFLIQKQPKPAQSQIFRVIPQQQNLFAPQIAQYEQFRAQPVYLLNPFAVQHSNPSYQTAKIYRRPQFAGFKGQIPAIIQQDQYSPSYQTAQLYQQPQSVGFQGQVPTPNPRFFFKYLKHENGIWYACKFMLGCVELPFGQGEGNGLPQLVVGQGNGLSSITQGNGLPQLIVGQGGGISGITQGNVNPGAGTVLVG; via the exons ATGAAATTG gtagcagttttattatgtatattaggagCATCTTTGGCCCTAGAACCTGAAAATAGAAGCAGTGATGATAAAGCTGTTCTAGAAG ttGTTGATGACACTCCAGTAGAGCAGGAAGATCAGCAAAAGGATGATGAAGCTGTTGGTGACAGTCCAGTTGAGCAGGAAGATCAGCAAGAGAACACTGATACTAGTTTCAGacaatttttaatccaaaaACAGCCTAAGCCTGCACAAAGCCAAATTTTCAGGGTTATTCCTCAGCAGCAGAACTTATTTGCACCACAAATTGCACAGTATGAACAATTTAGAGCTCAACCCGTTTACCTTCTAAACCCATTTGCAGTTCAGCACAGCAACCCAAGCTACCAGACAGCTAAGATCTATCGAAGACCACAATTCGCAGGATTCAAAGGTCAAATCCCAGCTATAATTCAGCAAGATCAATACAGCCCAAGCTACCAGACAGCCCAGCTATATCAACAACCCCAAAGTGTAGGATTCCAAGGTCAAGTCCCAACCCCAAATCctagatttttctttaaatatttgaagCACGAGAATGGTATTTGGTATGCCTGTAAGTTTATGTTGGGCTGTGTAGAGCTTCCATTTGGACAAGGAGAAGGAAATGGACTTCCACAACTCGTCGTAGGACAAGGAAACGGTCTCTCCAGTATCACTCAAGGGAATGGGCTTCCACAACTGATTGTAGGACAAGGAGGTGGCATCTCGGGTATCACTCAAGGAAATGTAAATCCAGGAGCGGGAACGGTTCTTGTTGGTTAG
- the LOC136038904 gene encoding uncharacterized protein LOC136038904 isoform X1 yields MHKMKSVAVFVYILGASLALEPEYRNSGEEIVPEVVGDGPVEQEDQQDENQNGFGKLLIKKQALPTLSQFLRGMPQQQSFFVPEASQYDQKLFRFQPAYQLNPAAFGPNQYTQSFQAAKIYQHPVITGVERQAPAAIMLDQYTPSYQTDKVNQQTQITGFQGQAPAASPRFIFLAEQNGHWTACKLLLGCVDIPFFGHGHNEHHGHQEHHGHKEHHGHDHKWASGHVKDKWTSGHVKNKWTDGYVKDKWTSQDVSNIQYIIGSYL; encoded by the exons atGCACAAGATGAAATCG gttgCAGTTTTCGTTTACATATTGGGAGCATCTTTGGCTTTGGAACCTGAGTACAGAAACAGTGGAGAGGAAATTGTTCCTGAAG ttGTTGGTGACGGTCCAGTCGAGCAGGAAGATCAGCAAGACGAAAACCAAAACGGTTTCGGaaaactattaataaaaaaacaggcaTTACCAACACTAAGCCAATTTCTCAGAGGCATGCCTCAACAACAGAGCTTTTTCGTGCCAGAAGCTTCTCAGtatgatcagaaattatttagaTTTCAGCCCGCATATCAACTCAATCCAGCTGCCTTTGGGCCAAACCAATACACCCAGAGCTTCCAGGCAGCTAAGATCTATCAACACCCCGTGATCACAGGAGTCGAACGTCAAGCTCCAGCTGCCATTATGCTGGACCAATATACCCCAAGCTATCAGACAGATAAGGTAAATCAACAGACCCAAATCACCGGGTTTCAAGGTCAAGCCCCAGCTGCTAGTCCTAGATTTATATTCcttgcggaacaaaatggccattgGACCGCGTGCAAGCTTCTTTTGGGTTGCGTTGACATACCATTTTTTGGACATGGTCATAATGAACATCATGGCCATCAAGAACATCACGGTCATAAAGAACATCATGGACATGACCACAAGTGGGCAAGCGGACATGTCAAAGATAAGTGGACAAGCGGACACGTCAAAAACAAGTGGACAGATGGATATGTCAAAGACAAGTGGACAAGTCAAGATGTGTCCAACATACAATACATAATTGGCAGCTATCTATAG